The proteins below are encoded in one region of Syntrophotalea carbinolica DSM 2380:
- a CDS encoding MarR family transcriptional regulator, with protein MADSSFKAKVAFIVETDGLLKDYLESIVIKNIKSEMIDDAFKNVSSNHLHAALILKNISPCALKQFAEAMRMSKAAASALVERMVKSGLVLREVNPENRREVLLSVNPDFDAHVSHVRTQLTHWFEILVNKMGMESFEKWHNVMVTLNKVLQDEIKVCNKEK; from the coding sequence ATGGCAGATAGTTCATTCAAAGCCAAGGTGGCTTTCATTGTTGAGACCGACGGCCTTCTAAAAGACTACCTGGAGTCCATTGTGATCAAGAATATTAAATCAGAGATGATTGATGACGCCTTTAAAAACGTGTCCTCCAATCACCTTCATGCCGCTTTGATCTTGAAAAATATATCCCCTTGCGCCTTGAAGCAGTTTGCAGAGGCGATGCGAATGTCCAAAGCTGCGGCATCAGCTCTGGTGGAAAGGATGGTCAAGTCAGGTCTGGTCTTGCGCGAAGTCAATCCGGAGAATAGAAGAGAAGTTCTGCTCTCGGTAAATCCTGATTTCGATGCCCATGTGAGTCATGTCCGAACACAGTTGACTCACTGGTTTGAAATTCTGGTCAATAAGATGGGCATGGAAAGTTTTGAGAAATGGCACAACGTCATGGTTACTCTGAACAAGGTCCTTCAGGACGAAATTAAAGTTTGCAATAAAGAAAAATAA